One genomic window of Geodermatophilus sp. DSM 44513 includes the following:
- a CDS encoding S-(hydroxymethyl)mycothiol dehydrogenase, which yields MAYQVKGVVARGKGAPVTVETITVPDPGPGEAVVDVQACGVCHTDLHYREGGITDEFPFLLGHEAAGTVAAVGEGVTNVTVGDFVVLNWRAVCGQCRACAKGEPQYCFATHNAAQKMTLADGTELSPALGIGAFVEKTLVHSGQCTKVDPAAPATAAGLLGCGVMAGVGAAVNTGGVRRGESVAVFGCGGVGDAAIAGAKLAGATTIVAVDVDDRKLEWARRFGATHTVNSRQTDAVEAIKGHTGGFGVDVAIDAVGHPAVFEQAFYSRDLAGRVVLVGVPTPDMQITLPLIEVFGRGGAVKSSWYGDCLPSRDFPLLVDLYRQGRFPLEEFVSETIGIDDVETAFEKMHRGEVLRSVVVL from the coding sequence ATGGCCTACCAGGTGAAGGGCGTCGTCGCCCGTGGGAAGGGTGCTCCGGTCACCGTCGAGACGATCACCGTGCCCGACCCGGGTCCCGGTGAGGCGGTCGTCGACGTCCAGGCGTGCGGCGTGTGCCACACCGACCTGCACTACCGCGAGGGCGGCATCACCGACGAGTTCCCGTTCCTGCTCGGCCACGAGGCCGCCGGCACCGTGGCCGCCGTCGGCGAGGGCGTCACGAACGTGACCGTGGGCGACTTCGTCGTCCTCAACTGGCGGGCGGTGTGCGGCCAGTGCCGGGCCTGCGCCAAGGGCGAGCCGCAGTACTGCTTCGCCACGCACAACGCCGCGCAGAAGATGACGCTGGCCGACGGCACCGAGCTGTCCCCGGCGCTGGGCATCGGCGCGTTCGTGGAGAAGACGCTGGTGCACTCCGGCCAGTGCACGAAGGTGGACCCGGCCGCACCGGCCACCGCCGCCGGCCTGCTCGGCTGCGGCGTCATGGCCGGCGTCGGCGCGGCGGTCAACACCGGCGGCGTGCGCCGCGGGGAGTCGGTGGCCGTGTTCGGCTGCGGTGGTGTCGGCGACGCCGCCATCGCCGGGGCGAAGCTGGCCGGCGCGACCACCATCGTCGCCGTCGACGTCGACGACCGGAAGCTGGAGTGGGCGCGGCGGTTCGGCGCCACCCACACCGTCAACTCCCGGCAGACCGACGCGGTCGAGGCGATCAAGGGGCACACCGGCGGGTTCGGCGTGGACGTCGCCATCGACGCGGTCGGGCACCCGGCGGTGTTCGAGCAGGCCTTCTACTCCCGCGACCTCGCCGGTCGGGTGGTGCTGGTCGGCGTGCCCACCCCCGACATGCAGATCACCCTCCCGCTGATCGAGGTCTTCGGCCGGGGCGGGGCGGTGAAGTCCTCCTGGTACGGCGACTGCCTGCCGTCGCGGGACTTCCCGCTGCTGGTCGACCTCTACCGGCAGGGCCGCTTCCCGCTGGAGGAGTTCGTCAGCGAGACCATCGGCATCGACGACGTGGAGACGGCGTTCGAGAAGATGCACCGCGGCGAGGTGCTGCGCAGCGTGGTCGTCCTCTGA
- the purQ gene encoding phosphoribosylformylglycinamidine synthase subunit PurQ yields the protein MRIGVVTFPGSLDDVDAARAVRLAGAEPVALWHADSDLRDVDAVVLPGGFSYGDYLRAGALAARAPVMRDVVDRARRGTPVLGICNGFQVLCEAGLLPGALTRNGHLHFRNRDQALRVERTGTAWTSAYAAGQEVVVPVKNGEGRYVAAPADLDRIEGEGLVAVRYTGGNPNGSMRDIAGVSSADGRVVGLMPHPEHAVEALTGPSTDGLGFFTSVLEATVSR from the coding sequence ATGCGCATCGGGGTCGTCACCTTCCCGGGCTCCCTGGACGACGTCGACGCCGCACGCGCGGTCCGGCTGGCCGGCGCGGAGCCCGTCGCGCTCTGGCACGCCGACTCCGACCTGCGCGACGTGGACGCCGTCGTGCTGCCCGGCGGCTTCTCCTACGGCGACTACCTGCGGGCCGGCGCCCTCGCCGCGCGGGCACCGGTGATGCGCGACGTCGTCGACCGGGCCCGCCGGGGCACACCGGTGCTGGGCATCTGCAACGGCTTCCAGGTGCTGTGCGAGGCCGGCCTGCTGCCCGGCGCGCTGACCCGCAACGGCCACCTGCACTTCCGCAACCGCGACCAGGCGCTGCGCGTGGAGCGCACCGGCACCGCCTGGACCAGCGCCTACGCGGCCGGCCAGGAGGTCGTCGTCCCGGTGAAGAACGGTGAGGGCCGCTACGTCGCGGCGCCGGCCGACCTGGACCGCATCGAGGGGGAGGGGCTGGTCGCCGTCCGCTACACCGGCGGCAACCCCAACGGGTCCATGCGCGACATCGCCGGGGTGAGCAGCGCCGACGGCCGCGTCGTGGGCCTCATGCCGCACCCCGAGCACGCGGTGGAGGCCCTCACCGGCCCGTCCACCGACGGGCTCGGCTTCTTCACCAGCGTGCTCGAGGCCACGGTGTCCCGGTGA
- the purF gene encoding amidophosphoribosyltransferase, with the protein MPRGDGRLTHALDPSSPGPQDACGVFGVWAPGEEVAKLTYFGLYALQHRGQEAAGIAVSDGASVVVYKDLGLVSQVFDEATLGSLRGHLAVGHTRYSTTGASTWENAQPTFRTTDAGTGLALCHNGNLVNTAELASRAADDGVPGAFSSTTDSDLVTALIAARPDLSVEAAAMEVLPQLRGAFSFTFMDETTLYAARDPQGVRPLVLGRLERGWVVASETAALDIVGASVVREVEPGELIAVDEDGLRSQHFAAAQPKGCVFEYVYLARPDTTISGRGVHAARVEIGRRLAREHPADADLVISVPESGTPAAVGYAEASGIPYGIGLVKNSYVGRTFIQPSQTIRQLGIRLKLNPLRDVIRGRRLVVVDDSIVRGNTQRALIRMLREAGAVEVHVRISSPPVKWPCFYGIDFASRAELIANGLDVDGVRASINADSLAYVSEQGLIAATEQPVNRLCTACFTGSYPIPLAEPTVLGKHVLEGIERRAVTGWTGQQAGSATVPGGADDALTRP; encoded by the coding sequence GTGCCTCGCGGTGACGGACGGCTGACGCACGCCCTCGACCCCTCGTCTCCCGGACCCCAGGACGCCTGCGGCGTCTTCGGCGTCTGGGCGCCGGGGGAGGAGGTCGCCAAGCTGACCTACTTCGGTCTCTACGCCCTGCAGCACCGCGGCCAGGAGGCGGCGGGCATCGCCGTCTCCGACGGCGCCTCGGTGGTCGTCTACAAGGACCTCGGGCTGGTCAGCCAGGTGTTCGACGAGGCCACGCTGGGCAGCCTGCGCGGCCACCTCGCCGTCGGGCACACCCGGTACTCCACGACCGGTGCCTCGACCTGGGAGAACGCCCAGCCCACCTTCCGGACGACCGACGCCGGCACCGGGCTGGCGCTGTGCCACAACGGGAACCTGGTGAACACCGCGGAGCTCGCCTCCCGCGCGGCCGACGACGGGGTGCCCGGGGCGTTCAGCTCGACCACCGACTCCGACCTGGTGACCGCGCTGATCGCCGCCCGCCCCGACCTGTCGGTCGAGGCCGCCGCGATGGAGGTGCTGCCGCAGCTGCGCGGGGCCTTCAGCTTCACCTTCATGGACGAGACCACCCTCTACGCCGCCCGTGATCCGCAGGGCGTGCGGCCGCTGGTGCTCGGCCGGCTGGAGCGCGGCTGGGTGGTCGCCAGCGAGACGGCGGCCCTGGACATCGTGGGCGCCTCCGTCGTCCGCGAGGTGGAGCCCGGCGAGCTGATCGCCGTCGACGAGGACGGCCTGCGCAGCCAGCACTTCGCCGCGGCGCAGCCGAAGGGCTGCGTGTTCGAGTACGTGTACCTGGCCCGGCCGGACACCACGATCAGCGGGCGCGGCGTGCACGCCGCGCGGGTGGAGATCGGCCGGCGGCTGGCCCGCGAGCACCCGGCCGACGCCGACCTGGTCATCTCCGTGCCGGAGTCCGGCACCCCGGCCGCCGTCGGCTACGCCGAGGCCTCCGGCATCCCCTACGGCATCGGCCTGGTGAAGAACTCCTACGTCGGGCGGACCTTCATCCAGCCCAGCCAGACCATCCGCCAGCTGGGCATCCGGCTCAAGCTCAACCCGCTGCGCGACGTCATCCGCGGCAGGCGGCTGGTCGTCGTCGACGACTCGATCGTGCGCGGAAACACCCAGCGCGCGCTGATCCGCATGCTGCGCGAGGCCGGGGCGGTCGAGGTGCACGTGCGGATCTCCTCCCCGCCGGTGAAGTGGCCGTGCTTCTACGGCATCGACTTCGCCAGCCGCGCCGAGCTGATCGCCAACGGCCTGGACGTCGACGGCGTGCGCGCCTCGATCAACGCCGACTCGCTGGCCTACGTCTCCGAGCAGGGCCTGATCGCGGCCACCGAGCAGCCGGTCAACCGGCTGTGCACGGCGTGCTTCACCGGCTCCTACCCGATCCCGCTGGCCGAGCCGACCGTGTTGGGCAAGCACGTGCTGGAGGGCATCGAGCGCCGCGCCGTCACCGGCTGGACCGGGCAGCAGGCCGGCAGCGCCACCGTGCCGGGCGGCGCGGACGACGCGCTGACCCGCCCGTGA
- a CDS encoding OFA family MFS transporter: MAVPSFLARERIVARPGFNRWLIPPAALAVHLCIGQAYATSVYKAALVSHFESTLTAIGIIFSIAIVMLGLSAALFGTWVDRNGPRAAMFTSAVFWVTGFVVGGLGIETRQLWLVYLGYGVIGGIGLGIGYISPVSTLIKWFPDRPGLATGMAIMGFGGGALIASPLSRELMSWYDPAYDPTVAGTVPDGDAVAALFFTLAAVYLVFMMFGAFIVRVPADDWRPTGFDPASVKKKALVTTDNVSAANAIKTPQFWLLWTVLFCNVTAGIGILEQAAPMIQDFFRTGETSTVAAATAAGFVGLLSLFNMAGRIVWSSTSDYIGRKPIYMVYLGVGAVFYVLLATVGSSATWLFVICAAVILSFYGGGFATIPAYLRDLFGTYQVGAIHGRLLTAWAAAGIAGPLIVNGVLDTQGTPGQLVAANYRPALFIMVGLLIVGFIANLMVRPVSSRYFEPTATTPAAARANPERSAAR; this comes from the coding sequence GTGGCAGTACCGAGTTTCCTGGCCCGGGAGCGCATCGTCGCGCGTCCCGGCTTCAACCGCTGGCTGATCCCGCCGGCGGCCCTGGCGGTGCACCTGTGCATCGGCCAGGCGTACGCGACCAGCGTCTACAAGGCCGCCCTGGTCTCGCACTTCGAGTCCACGCTGACCGCGATCGGCATCATCTTCTCGATCGCCATCGTGATGCTCGGCCTGTCGGCCGCGCTGTTCGGCACGTGGGTGGACCGCAACGGCCCGCGCGCGGCGATGTTCACCTCCGCCGTCTTCTGGGTCACCGGCTTCGTGGTGGGTGGTCTGGGCATCGAGACCCGCCAGCTGTGGCTGGTGTACCTCGGCTACGGCGTCATCGGCGGCATCGGCCTGGGCATCGGCTACATCTCGCCGGTCTCCACGCTGATCAAGTGGTTCCCGGACCGGCCGGGCCTGGCCACCGGCATGGCCATCATGGGCTTCGGTGGCGGTGCGCTGATCGCCTCGCCGCTGTCGCGTGAGCTGATGAGCTGGTACGACCCGGCCTACGACCCGACCGTGGCCGGCACCGTGCCCGACGGCGACGCCGTCGCGGCGCTGTTCTTCACGCTGGCCGCCGTCTACCTGGTCTTCATGATGTTCGGCGCCTTCATCGTCCGCGTGCCGGCCGACGACTGGCGTCCCACCGGCTTCGACCCGGCGTCGGTGAAGAAGAAGGCCCTGGTCACCACGGACAACGTGTCCGCGGCCAACGCGATCAAGACCCCGCAGTTCTGGCTGCTGTGGACGGTGCTGTTCTGCAACGTCACCGCGGGCATCGGCATCCTCGAGCAGGCCGCGCCGATGATCCAGGACTTCTTCCGCACCGGCGAGACCTCCACCGTGGCCGCCGCCACGGCGGCCGGCTTCGTCGGCCTGCTGTCGCTGTTCAACATGGCCGGCCGGATCGTGTGGTCCTCCACCTCGGACTACATCGGCCGCAAGCCGATCTACATGGTCTACCTCGGCGTCGGGGCGGTCTTCTACGTCCTGCTGGCCACCGTGGGCAGCTCCGCGACCTGGCTGTTCGTCATCTGCGCGGCCGTGATCCTGTCGTTCTACGGCGGCGGGTTCGCCACCATCCCGGCCTACCTGCGCGACCTGTTCGGCACCTACCAGGTGGGCGCCATCCACGGCCGGCTGCTGACCGCGTGGGCGGCCGCCGGTATCGCCGGGCCGCTGATCGTCAACGGCGTCCTGGACACCCAGGGCACCCCGGGGCAGCTGGTGGCGGCGAACTACCGCCCGGCGCTGTTCATCATGGTGGGGCTGCTCATCGTCGGCTTCATCGCCAACCTGATGGTCCGTCCGGTGTCCAGCAGGTACTTCGAGCCCACGGCCACCACCCCGGCCGCCGCCCGCGCCAACCCCGAGAGGAGCGCCGCCCGATGA
- the purS gene encoding phosphoribosylformylglycinamidine synthase subunit PurS — protein sequence MSRVVVDVVLKPEISDPQGQAVLGALGRLGHGGVRSVRQGKHFVLEVDGTPDEAELREIAETLLANPVIEDVELHLPRS from the coding sequence GTGTCCCGGGTGGTCGTCGACGTCGTGCTGAAGCCGGAGATCTCCGACCCGCAGGGGCAGGCGGTGCTCGGCGCGCTCGGCCGGCTGGGCCACGGCGGCGTGCGCAGCGTCCGCCAGGGCAAGCACTTCGTGCTCGAGGTCGACGGGACGCCGGACGAGGCCGAGCTGCGCGAGATCGCCGAGACGCTGCTGGCCAACCCGGTCATCGAGGACGTCGAGCTCCACCTGCCGAGGAGCTGA
- a CDS encoding sterol carrier family protein encodes MPGAAPIPAEQLRAAVEPARAWLAGEAEQPPRAVLGAAVRTSARWLAQQVPGRSVELRVPPHVAVQLVPGPRHTRGTPPNVVETDAATWLRLATGELAWADALADGRVSASGARADLSQHLPLVPLR; translated from the coding sequence ATGCCCGGCGCCGCCCCGATCCCGGCCGAGCAGCTGCGGGCCGCCGTCGAGCCGGCGCGGGCCTGGCTCGCGGGGGAGGCCGAGCAGCCGCCGCGGGCGGTGCTGGGGGCGGCGGTGCGGACGAGTGCCCGCTGGCTGGCCCAGCAGGTGCCCGGCCGGTCGGTCGAGCTGCGGGTGCCGCCGCACGTCGCCGTCCAGCTGGTGCCGGGGCCCCGGCACACCCGGGGCACACCGCCCAACGTGGTGGAGACCGACGCCGCGACCTGGCTGCGGCTGGCCACCGGCGAACTGGCCTGGGCCGACGCGCTGGCCGACGGGCGGGTCAGCGCCAGCGGCGCCCGCGCCGACCTGTCACAGCACCTGCCCTTGGTGCCGCTGAGGTGA
- a CDS encoding MBL fold metallo-hydrolase yields MAARIEKAVVSGVFSLDGQDFDVDNNVWLVGDDEEVLVVDAPHDAAPILAAVGGRRVTAIVLTHGHNDHVTAAVDLRAATGAPIWFPPADRMLWDVVHPDAAPDSDLAEGTRFTVAGTTLTALHTPGHSPGSTCLHAPDLRAVFTGDTLFAGGPGATGRSFSDHPTIVRSIRDRLLTLHGDTVVHTGHGEDTRIAAELGTVR; encoded by the coding sequence ATGGCAGCGCGCATCGAGAAGGCCGTCGTCTCCGGGGTCTTCAGCCTCGACGGGCAGGACTTCGACGTCGACAACAACGTCTGGCTGGTCGGGGACGACGAGGAGGTGCTCGTCGTCGACGCCCCGCACGACGCCGCCCCGATCCTGGCCGCGGTCGGCGGGCGCCGGGTGACCGCGATCGTGCTCACCCACGGGCACAACGACCACGTCACCGCCGCCGTCGACCTGCGCGCGGCGACCGGGGCGCCGATCTGGTTCCCCCCCGCCGACCGGATGCTCTGGGACGTGGTGCACCCCGACGCCGCCCCGGACTCCGACCTGGCGGAGGGCACCCGGTTCACCGTCGCCGGGACGACGCTGACCGCGCTGCACACCCCCGGGCACTCGCCGGGCAGCACCTGCCTGCACGCCCCGGACCTGCGGGCCGTCTTCACCGGCGACACGCTGTTCGCCGGCGGGCCCGGCGCCACCGGCCGCTCGTTCAGCGACCACCCGACCATCGTCCGGTCCATCCGGGACCGGCTGCTCACCCTGCACGGGGACACCGTCGTGCACACCGGGCACGGCGAGGACACCCGCATCGCCGCCGAGCTGGGCACCGTCCGCTGA
- the purL gene encoding phosphoribosylformylglycinamidine synthase subunit PurL, with translation MIDTVARAGETPDEEQPYAELGLRSEEYHRIRDILGRRPTSAELAMYSVMWSEHCSYKSSKVHLRRFGDLPRSEALLVGIGENAGVVDVGDGYAVTFKVESHNHPSYVEPYQGAATGVGGIVRDILTMGARPVAVMDSLRFGRADAPDTARVLPGVVAGVGGYGNCLGLPNIGGELLFADCYAGNPLVNALCVGVMRHEDVHLAKAEGAGNKVVLFGARTGGDGIGGVSVLASETFDDEHRPAKRPSVQVGDPFTEKLLIEACLELFAADLVTGIQDLGGAGLSCATSELASAGTGGMHVDLDRVPLRDPTLTPAEILMSESQERMCAIVEPAKVEAFLAVCAKWDVLATVVGEVTDGDRLTVDWHGQRIVDVPPRTVAHEGPVYDRPMRRPADLDDLQADDPAALPRPRTPEQLAAHWLAVVASPDGADKTWVTEQYDRYVRGNTVLAHPDDAGVVRIDEDSSRGIALALDGNGRYARLDPYAGTQLNLAEAYRNVAVSGARPLAVTNCLNFGSPEEPEVMWQFAEAVRGLADGCRELGLPVTGGNVSLYNQTGDVAIDPTPVIGVLGVHDDVRRRVPTGWRTAGETVLLLGVTRPEFGGSAWASVAHGHLGGRPPAVDLAAERSLAELLAALGREGLVTSAHDLADGGLAQVLAESALRYGTGAALRLGEDPFTALFSESAARAVVTTTDPEAVRVTAEWAGVPVTELGTTGGDALLVEGVAALPLAELRAAWTATLPALFGAPEDAVGTVPAGTVPTS, from the coding sequence GTGATCGACACCGTCGCGCGGGCGGGGGAGACCCCGGACGAGGAGCAGCCGTACGCCGAGCTGGGGCTCCGCTCCGAGGAGTACCACCGGATCCGGGACATCCTCGGCCGCCGGCCCACCTCCGCCGAGCTGGCGATGTACTCGGTGATGTGGAGCGAGCACTGCTCCTACAAGTCCTCCAAGGTGCACCTGCGCCGGTTCGGGGACCTGCCGCGCAGCGAGGCGCTGCTGGTGGGCATCGGCGAGAACGCCGGCGTGGTCGACGTCGGTGACGGCTACGCGGTCACCTTCAAGGTTGAGTCGCACAACCACCCGAGCTACGTCGAGCCCTACCAGGGTGCGGCGACCGGGGTGGGCGGCATCGTGCGCGACATCCTCACCATGGGCGCCCGGCCGGTCGCGGTCATGGACTCGCTGCGCTTCGGCCGCGCCGACGCCCCGGACACCGCCCGCGTGCTGCCCGGGGTCGTGGCCGGGGTGGGCGGCTACGGCAACTGCCTGGGCCTGCCCAACATCGGCGGGGAACTGCTGTTCGCCGACTGCTACGCCGGCAACCCGCTGGTCAACGCCCTGTGCGTGGGCGTCATGCGGCACGAGGACGTGCACCTGGCCAAGGCCGAGGGCGCCGGCAACAAGGTGGTGCTGTTCGGCGCGCGCACCGGCGGTGACGGCATCGGCGGGGTGTCGGTGCTGGCCAGCGAGACCTTCGACGACGAGCACCGCCCGGCCAAGCGGCCCAGCGTGCAGGTCGGCGACCCGTTCACCGAGAAGCTGCTCATCGAGGCCTGCCTGGAGCTGTTCGCCGCCGACCTGGTCACCGGCATCCAGGACCTCGGCGGCGCCGGGCTGTCCTGCGCGACGTCGGAGCTGGCCAGCGCGGGCACCGGTGGCATGCACGTCGACCTCGACCGCGTCCCGCTGCGCGACCCCACGCTCACCCCGGCCGAGATCCTGATGAGCGAGTCCCAGGAGCGCATGTGCGCGATCGTCGAGCCGGCCAAGGTCGAGGCGTTCCTGGCCGTCTGCGCGAAGTGGGACGTGCTGGCCACCGTCGTCGGTGAGGTCACCGACGGCGACCGGCTGACGGTCGACTGGCACGGGCAGCGGATCGTCGACGTCCCGCCGCGCACCGTCGCCCACGAGGGGCCGGTCTACGACCGCCCGATGCGGCGCCCCGCCGACCTCGACGACCTGCAGGCCGACGACCCGGCCGCGCTGCCCCGCCCGCGGACGCCCGAGCAGCTGGCGGCGCACTGGCTGGCCGTGGTGGCCAGCCCCGACGGCGCGGACAAGACCTGGGTGACCGAGCAGTACGACCGCTACGTCCGCGGGAACACCGTGCTCGCCCACCCCGACGACGCCGGGGTGGTCCGCATCGACGAGGACAGCTCCCGCGGCATCGCGCTGGCCCTCGACGGCAACGGCCGGTACGCCCGGCTGGATCCCTACGCCGGCACGCAGCTCAACCTCGCCGAGGCCTACCGCAACGTGGCGGTGAGCGGCGCGCGGCCGCTGGCCGTCACCAACTGCCTGAACTTCGGCTCCCCGGAGGAGCCCGAGGTGATGTGGCAGTTCGCCGAGGCCGTGCGCGGGCTGGCCGACGGCTGCCGCGAGCTGGGTCTGCCGGTCACCGGCGGCAACGTGAGCCTCTACAACCAGACCGGCGACGTCGCGATCGACCCGACGCCGGTGATCGGCGTCCTCGGCGTGCACGACGACGTCCGCCGGCGGGTGCCCACCGGCTGGCGGACGGCGGGGGAGACGGTGCTGCTGCTCGGGGTCACCCGGCCGGAGTTCGGTGGGTCGGCGTGGGCGTCGGTGGCGCACGGCCACCTCGGCGGCCGCCCGCCCGCGGTCGACCTGGCGGCCGAGCGGTCGCTGGCCGAGCTGCTGGCCGCACTGGGCCGTGAGGGGCTGGTCACCTCCGCCCACGACCTGGCCGACGGCGGCCTGGCGCAGGTGCTGGCCGAGTCGGCGCTGCGGTACGGCACCGGCGCCGCGCTGCGGCTGGGTGAGGACCCGTTCACCGCGCTGTTCAGCGAGTCCGCCGCGCGGGCCGTGGTCACCACGACCGACCCGGAGGCGGTGCGGGTCACCGCCGAGTGGGCCGGCGTCCCGGTCACCGAGCTGGGCACGACCGGCGGGGACGCCCTGCTCGTCGAGGGCGTCGCCGCGCTGCCGCTGGCCGAGCTGCGCGCCGCGTGGACGGCGACCCTCCCGGCGCTGTTCGGTGCGCCCGAGGACGCGGTGGGCACCGTGCCGGCGGGGACGGTCCCGACCAGCTGA